A single Thermaerobacter sp. FW80 DNA region contains:
- the plsY gene encoding glycerol-3-phosphate 1-O-acyltransferase PlsY, producing the protein MAMPWLGVTGLVLLGYLLGSIPFGLWLVRAVRGVDIRRYGSGNIGTTNVLRVAGPRLAAAVLLADAAKGALPVMLARAVGPGEVAAVLAGVAAMAGHSWSIWLAGHGGKGVATGLGVLLGLDVRVALAAFAVWLAVVAASRYSSLGSMAAAVSVPLWMALWHAPPAHLAFGVAAALVVLVRHRSNVGRLLRGEELPITLRIDPRRE; encoded by the coding sequence ATGGCAATGCCATGGCTGGGCGTCACAGGCTTGGTCCTGCTGGGCTACCTCCTGGGTTCCATCCCCTTTGGCCTCTGGCTGGTCCGAGCCGTCCGGGGCGTGGACATCCGCCGCTACGGCAGCGGCAACATCGGCACCACCAACGTCTTACGGGTCGCTGGACCGCGCCTGGCGGCGGCGGTCCTCCTGGCCGACGCGGCCAAGGGGGCGCTGCCGGTGATGCTGGCCCGCGCCGTCGGCCCCGGCGAGGTCGCGGCCGTGCTGGCCGGCGTGGCGGCCATGGCCGGCCACAGCTGGTCCATCTGGCTCGCTGGTCACGGCGGCAAGGGGGTTGCCACGGGCCTGGGCGTGTTGCTGGGCCTCGACGTCCGGGTCGCCCTGGCGGCCTTCGCCGTCTGGCTGGCCGTGGTGGCGGCCAGCCGCTACTCCTCCCTCGGCTCGATGGCGGCCGCCGTCAGCGTACCCCTCTGGATGGCCCTCTGGCATGCGCCGCCTGCCCACCTGGCCTTCGGCGTGGCGGCCGCCCTGGTGGTCCTCGTCCGGCACCGGTCCAACGTGGGGCGGCTGCTCCGCGGGGAGGAGCTGCCCATCACCCTGCGCATTGACCCCCGGAGGGAGTAG
- the der gene encoding ribosome biogenesis GTPase Der: MKPVVAIVGRPNVGKSTLFNRIIERRLAIEDDVPGVTRDRLYADTDWAGRAFTLVDTGGLAEGDDPLTVQVRRQVEAAVREADVLVMVVDGQAGVTPADEDVARLLRQANKPTILAVNKVDDPRWDGVQYDFFRLGLGEPIPVAAGPGRNVGDLLDAVVRALPNPAPAAGGGQAEADGGAWGEPAEIAVAIVGRPNVGKSSLLNRLLGEERVVVSEIPGTTRDAVDVVWRHGERTFRFIDTAGLRRRSRIKEDVEFYSTVRTRRALARADVACVVLDARDPATEQDKRIAGMALEEGKACVLAVNKWDLVTKGPDTADRYREALSREYDFLPFAPIVFLSAATGQRLDRLVDWIGRVADNHRRQVPQPVLRKVVDDALVVHQPPSARGRRLRIHDIRQVATRPPTILFVVSDPDAVHFSFQRFLENVLRQAFDFTGTPLRLVFRSPGKGKGRDRDEE, translated from the coding sequence GTGAAACCGGTCGTGGCCATCGTCGGACGGCCCAACGTGGGCAAGTCGACCCTGTTCAACCGGATCATCGAGCGCCGGCTGGCCATCGAGGACGACGTCCCCGGCGTCACCCGCGACCGCCTCTACGCCGACACCGACTGGGCGGGACGCGCCTTCACCCTGGTGGACACCGGCGGCCTGGCCGAGGGGGACGACCCGCTGACCGTCCAGGTCCGGCGCCAGGTGGAGGCCGCGGTGCGCGAGGCCGATGTCCTCGTGATGGTGGTGGACGGCCAGGCGGGGGTCACCCCCGCCGACGAGGACGTGGCGCGCCTCCTGCGCCAGGCCAACAAGCCCACCATCCTGGCGGTCAACAAGGTGGACGACCCCCGCTGGGACGGGGTGCAGTACGACTTCTTCCGCCTGGGGTTGGGCGAGCCCATCCCCGTGGCGGCGGGACCCGGCCGCAACGTGGGCGACCTGCTGGACGCGGTGGTGCGGGCGCTGCCCAATCCCGCGCCGGCGGCCGGAGGCGGGCAGGCCGAGGCCGACGGCGGGGCCTGGGGCGAGCCCGCCGAGATCGCCGTGGCCATCGTCGGCCGCCCCAACGTGGGCAAGTCGTCGCTGCTCAACCGGCTGCTGGGGGAGGAGCGCGTGGTGGTCAGCGAGATCCCCGGCACCACGCGGGACGCGGTGGACGTGGTGTGGCGCCACGGGGAGCGCACCTTCCGCTTCATCGACACGGCGGGGCTGCGGCGCAGGAGTCGCATCAAGGAGGACGTGGAGTTCTACAGCACCGTCCGGACGCGGCGGGCGCTGGCCCGCGCCGACGTGGCGTGCGTGGTCCTGGACGCCCGCGATCCCGCCACCGAACAGGACAAGCGCATCGCCGGCATGGCCCTGGAGGAGGGCAAGGCGTGCGTCCTGGCGGTGAACAAGTGGGACCTGGTGACCAAGGGGCCCGACACCGCCGACCGGTACCGCGAGGCCCTGTCCCGGGAGTACGACTTCCTGCCGTTCGCGCCCATTGTCTTCCTGTCGGCGGCCACCGGGCAGCGCCTGGACCGGCTGGTGGATTGGATCGGGCGCGTGGCCGACAACCACCGGCGCCAGGTCCCGCAGCCGGTGCTGCGCAAGGTGGTGGACGACGCCCTGGTGGTCCACCAGCCGCCTTCCGCCAGGGGGCGCCGGCTGCGGATCCACGACATCCGCCAGGTGGCGACCCGACCGCCCACCATCCTCTTCGTGGTCAGCGACCCGGACGCCGTCCACTTCTCCTTCCAGCGGTTCCTGGAGAACGTCCTCCGCCAGGCCTTCGACTTCACCGGCACGCCCCTGCGCCTGGTGTTCCGATCCCCGGGCAAGGGCAAGGGGAGGGACAGGGACGAGGAGTAG
- the rpsA gene encoding 30S ribosomal protein S1 produces the protein MDEIRDPQAANRDDDAPGAVPRQEVSPAAPDQPLGPAAAEAAAGATEALAQLQQEAEESAEAAVERETGVAETEGADRPAGQPAGEAGAAGSAEAAAGEGSRPAAEGGDAAGESGPAGPDGSASGPGAKGTATPEDAGRRPEAGGAGASEAAAPASAGAGEGRGAMDEQLAPTRLSRGQMVTGTVVQVADDHVLVDVGHKSDGTIPRHELRLLGGKRPDEVYHVGQQIPVVVLGFTDKGEGGLLLSHRRAVEREAWESLRRAYEAGEPVEVPVVEQVKGGLVCDAGVRAFMPASHVERGYVADLSPYVGTTVRAKIIELDRNKRRVILSRKQLLEEEARRRAEETLASLEEGQVRTGVVKGLTDFGAFVDLGGVDGLLHVSEMHWGRIDHPRDLLKEGDTIQVKVLRVDRERGRISLSLKELMPDPWDDAERKYPVGSRVRGTVVRLVPFGAFVRLEPGVEGLVHISQLANHRVESPEEVVQEGQEVEVRVLRVQPQERRISLSMRTPPEARRPRGERARRGPERPLPRSDEPGPASEGGGITIGEMFGELLEETRDRLTGDEAADRA, from the coding sequence ATGGACGAGATCCGCGATCCGCAGGCGGCCAACCGGGACGACGACGCTCCCGGTGCCGTGCCGCGACAGGAGGTGAGCCCGGCCGCGCCGGACCAGCCGCTGGGCCCCGCGGCGGCCGAAGCCGCCGCGGGGGCGACGGAGGCCCTGGCGCAGCTGCAACAGGAGGCCGAGGAGTCCGCCGAGGCCGCGGTGGAACGCGAGACCGGCGTCGCCGAGACGGAGGGGGCCGACCGGCCGGCCGGGCAGCCCGCGGGTGAAGCGGGCGCCGCGGGGTCCGCCGAGGCCGCCGCCGGGGAGGGATCCCGCCCCGCGGCGGAGGGCGGCGACGCCGCCGGGGAGTCGGGTCCCGCCGGCCCGGATGGGTCCGCATCCGGACCCGGGGCCAAGGGGACCGCAACGCCGGAGGACGCCGGGCGTCGCCCGGAGGCCGGCGGCGCCGGGGCCAGCGAGGCCGCGGCCCCCGCATCCGCCGGGGCGGGCGAGGGCCGGGGGGCCATGGACGAGCAACTGGCGCCCACGCGCCTCAGCCGCGGCCAGATGGTGACGGGCACGGTGGTCCAGGTGGCCGACGACCACGTCCTGGTGGACGTGGGCCACAAGTCGGACGGCACGATCCCCCGCCACGAGCTGCGGCTGCTGGGAGGCAAGCGACCGGACGAGGTGTACCACGTCGGCCAGCAGATCCCCGTGGTGGTGCTGGGCTTCACGGACAAGGGGGAGGGCGGCTTGCTGCTCTCCCACCGGCGGGCCGTGGAGCGGGAGGCGTGGGAGTCCCTGCGGCGCGCCTACGAAGCGGGTGAGCCCGTCGAGGTGCCGGTGGTGGAGCAGGTGAAGGGCGGCCTGGTGTGCGACGCCGGCGTCCGCGCCTTCATGCCGGCCTCCCACGTGGAGCGGGGCTACGTGGCCGACCTCAGCCCCTACGTGGGCACCACCGTGCGGGCGAAGATCATCGAGCTGGACCGCAACAAGCGGCGGGTGATCCTCTCGCGCAAGCAGCTGCTGGAGGAGGAGGCGCGCCGTCGGGCCGAGGAGACCCTGGCCAGCCTGGAAGAGGGGCAGGTGCGGACCGGGGTGGTCAAGGGCCTGACGGACTTCGGCGCCTTCGTCGACCTGGGGGGCGTCGACGGTCTGCTCCACGTCTCCGAGATGCACTGGGGCCGCATCGACCACCCCCGCGACCTGCTGAAGGAAGGGGACACCATCCAGGTCAAGGTCCTGCGGGTGGACCGCGAGCGCGGCCGCATCTCCCTCAGCCTCAAGGAGCTCATGCCCGATCCGTGGGACGACGCGGAGCGCAAGTACCCGGTCGGCTCGCGGGTCCGCGGCACCGTGGTACGCCTGGTCCCCTTCGGCGCCTTCGTGCGGCTGGAACCCGGGGTGGAGGGGCTGGTCCACATCTCCCAGCTGGCCAACCACCGGGTGGAGTCGCCGGAAGAGGTGGTCCAGGAGGGCCAGGAGGTGGAGGTCCGGGTGCTGCGGGTCCAGCCCCAGGAGCGGCGGATCAGCCTGAGCATGCGGACGCCCCCGGAGGCCCGCCGGCCGCGGGGCGAGCGGGCCCGTCGCGGACCGGAGCGCCCGCTGCCCCGGTCGGACGAACCCGGCCCCGCGTCGGAGGGCGGCGGCATCACCATCGGCGAGATGTTCGGCGAGCTGTTGGAGGAGACCCGCGACCGGTTGACGGGCGACGAGGCGGCGGACCGGGCCTGA
- a CDS encoding 1-acyl-sn-glycerol-3-phosphate acyltransferase, producing the protein MLYALGKALFWVLFALGCRWEVGGREHVPPDGPLLVIANHLSWLDPPLVGTVLPRKVHFMAKHELFRNPLAAWVLRRLGAFPVRRGQPDRWALRHALDLLDRGAVVGLFPEGTRSRGRLGPFEPGAALLAIKSGAPVLPVAIAGPYRPGRRVRVRIGIPFRVAGSGGEGSIDAVAHRMREAVAALLAEDPAAGEPARRRVPAG; encoded by the coding sequence GTGCTGTACGCGTTGGGGAAGGCGCTGTTCTGGGTGCTGTTCGCCCTGGGATGCCGCTGGGAGGTGGGCGGGCGGGAGCACGTCCCCCCCGACGGCCCGCTGCTGGTGATCGCCAACCACCTCAGCTGGCTGGACCCGCCGCTGGTGGGCACCGTCTTGCCGCGGAAGGTGCACTTTATGGCCAAGCACGAGCTCTTCCGAAACCCGCTGGCGGCGTGGGTGCTGCGGCGCCTGGGCGCCTTCCCCGTGCGCCGCGGGCAGCCCGACCGGTGGGCGCTGCGCCATGCCCTGGACCTGCTGGACCGGGGCGCCGTGGTGGGGTTGTTCCCGGAGGGCACCCGCAGCCGGGGTCGGCTCGGGCCCTTCGAGCCCGGTGCCGCCCTGCTGGCCATCAAATCGGGCGCGCCGGTGCTCCCCGTGGCCATCGCCGGCCCGTATCGCCCGGGCCGGCGGGTGCGGGTGCGCATCGGCATCCCCTTCCGGGTCGCGGGGAGCGGGGGGGAGGGGTCCATCGACGCGGTGGCGCACAGGATGCGCGAGGCCGTCGCGGCGCTGCTGGCCGAGGATCCCGCGGCGGGAGAGCCGGCGCGGCGCCGCGTCCCTGCAGGGTAA
- the cmk gene encoding (d)CMP kinase — MKRVIAIDGPAGAGKSTVARRVATALGYLYVDTGAMYRAMTLKVLRHGIDPADRQRVAQLARETDIALATGPEGAPQVVLDGVDVTAHLREPGVDQAVSAVAAIPEVRQRLLEVQRALARRGRVVLEGRDTGTHVAPDADLKVYLTASPEERARRRYRELVAAGHRVTLEEVAEALRQRDRQDMTRPAAPLKRAADAIEIDTTGRTVEAVVEEILRYCREGD; from the coding sequence TTGAAGCGCGTGATCGCCATCGACGGGCCGGCCGGTGCGGGGAAGAGCACCGTCGCCCGGCGGGTCGCCACAGCCCTGGGTTACCTGTACGTGGACACCGGCGCCATGTACCGCGCCATGACGCTGAAGGTCCTGCGCCACGGCATCGACCCGGCGGACCGGCAGCGGGTGGCGCAGCTGGCTCGAGAAACGGACATCGCGCTGGCAACGGGGCCCGAGGGGGCCCCGCAGGTTGTTCTCGACGGGGTCGACGTCACCGCCCACCTGCGGGAGCCCGGCGTCGACCAGGCGGTGTCGGCCGTGGCGGCGATCCCCGAGGTCCGGCAGCGACTCCTCGAGGTGCAGCGGGCGCTGGCACGACGGGGCCGGGTCGTCCTGGAGGGTCGCGACACCGGCACCCACGTGGCGCCCGACGCGGACCTGAAGGTCTACCTCACCGCGTCGCCGGAGGAACGGGCCCGCCGGCGGTACCGCGAGCTGGTGGCCGCGGGGCACAGGGTGACCCTGGAAGAGGTGGCGGAGGCCCTGCGCCAGCGGGACCGGCAGGACATGACGCGACCCGCGGCGCCGCTCAAGAGGGCCGCCGACGCCATCGAGATCGACACCACCGGCCGCACCGTGGAGGCGGTGGTGGAGGAGATCCTGCGGTACTGCCGGGAGGGCGACTAG
- a CDS encoding gamma-glutamylcyclotransferase family protein: protein MNLFAYGTLRRRGRIEALVGRRLQPPVPAVLEGYRLYDTGRGYPVILPAPGHRVHGVLWTIQRSDLGHLDHYEGADEDPPYYFRRTVTVQTAEGPVDAAVYVGNPAVFDRLIPLEAAGWE from the coding sequence GTGAACCTGTTCGCCTACGGGACGTTGCGCCGCCGCGGGCGCATCGAGGCGCTGGTCGGTCGCCGGCTGCAGCCTCCCGTGCCCGCCGTGCTGGAGGGCTATCGCCTCTACGACACGGGCCGCGGATACCCCGTGATCCTGCCGGCCCCCGGCCATCGGGTCCACGGCGTGCTGTGGACCATCCAGCGGTCGGATCTCGGCCACCTGGACCACTACGAGGGGGCTGACGAGGATCCGCCGTACTACTTCCGCCGGACCGTGACCGTGCAGACGGCCGAGGGCCCGGTGGACGCCGCCGTCTACGTCGGCAACCCCGCGGTGTTCGACCGGCTGATCCCCCTGGAAGCCGCCGGGTGGGAGTGA